A portion of the Longimicrobiales bacterium genome contains these proteins:
- a CDS encoding ABATE domain-containing protein, whose protein sequence is MDGTNGIMATMLVNDRKPPPRPPRTLRLELPADPRPRVDIGPPFRRFNGGWLALDFVNTVPGWIPHPQDRDGWQDLPNGERLLEYADLIQWSRLQDVVSDGVAASLERASRKRPKRARSVIRRARTMRAVLYRLFRASALGWAPRADDLELLNAELARLRRREVVAPGELGLEVVWLGEEADLEGLLWPPLRSAVSLLTTPELADRLDQCGGPGCGWLFVDTGPGRPRRWCDSRDCGNVVKARAFRERQREETGTERTGGGE, encoded by the coding sequence ATGGATGGAACCAACGGCATTATGGCCACGATGCTCGTGAATGACAGGAAACCGCCGCCGCGGCCGCCGCGTACTCTGCGTCTGGAGCTGCCGGCAGATCCGCGGCCGCGGGTCGACATCGGCCCGCCGTTCCGGCGGTTCAACGGCGGGTGGCTGGCGCTCGACTTCGTGAACACGGTGCCGGGCTGGATCCCGCATCCGCAGGATCGCGACGGGTGGCAGGACCTGCCGAACGGTGAACGGCTGCTGGAGTACGCGGACCTGATTCAGTGGTCGCGGCTTCAGGACGTGGTGAGCGATGGCGTGGCGGCGTCGCTCGAGCGGGCGTCGCGGAAGCGGCCGAAGCGAGCCCGCTCCGTCATCCGGCGTGCGCGCACAATGCGCGCGGTGCTGTACCGGCTGTTCCGTGCGAGTGCGCTGGGCTGGGCGCCGCGGGCGGACGACCTGGAGTTGTTGAATGCGGAGCTGGCGCGCCTGCGCCGACGTGAGGTGGTGGCACCGGGTGAGTTGGGGCTGGAGGTCGTGTGGCTGGGCGAGGAGGCGGATCTGGAAGGTCTGTTGTGGCCGCCTCTGCGTTCAGCGGTGTCACTGCTCACGACGCCGGAACTGGCCGACCGGCTCGACCAGTGCGGCGGGCCGGGCTGCGGCTGGCTGTTCGTGGACACGGGCCCCGGCCGGCCGCGCCGGTGGTGTGACAGTCGTGACTGCGGGAATGTGGTGAAGGCGCGCGCGTTCAGGGAACGTCAGCGCGAGGAAACGGGAACCGAACGAACGGGTGGAGGCGAGTGA
- a CDS encoding FAD-binding oxidoreductase, protein MEAVEKSMDDGVLAELRRAVAGEVLVAGDAGYDAGRAVYFTSVDRRPDVIVRPADAGDVARVVTIARDTDSGLSVRNGGHSFASHGVRDGGIVLDMRSLRDLDIDVERRIARAGAGLSAGEYTEATNAHGLATGFGDAPSVGISGITLAGGIGFLHRRNGMTIDHLLGAEVVTADGRIVRADAESHEDLYWAIRGGGGGFGVVTQLEYRLEPVDRVLGGMLMLPATPESLVTLLEQAYTAPDELSLIVGVMPAPPMPFIPTEAHGSLIMMVTLVYAGDIAEGERVVAPFRALATPLLDAVRPMRYPEIYDGHADAPHPAAVTLHTGYIESLDVDAAARLFERLRTGSAPMRMAQFRPLGGAVARVPSDATAYAHRDRHFIATTGAMFERPEQHAEFAAWAAAAAADLADGEPGAYVGFMGAEGAARIAEAYPGATGERLARIKRQYDPTTLFDGSYNVMSGGNGRSPAAIASM, encoded by the coding sequence ATGGAAGCAGTTGAGAAGTCGATGGACGATGGCGTGCTGGCCGAGCTGCGGCGTGCCGTCGCGGGCGAGGTGCTGGTGGCTGGCGATGCGGGATACGACGCCGGTCGTGCAGTCTATTTCACGAGTGTCGATCGTCGGCCGGACGTGATCGTGCGACCGGCGGACGCGGGCGACGTCGCGCGGGTCGTGACGATCGCGCGCGACACCGACAGCGGCCTGTCCGTGCGGAACGGCGGGCACAGCTTTGCCAGCCACGGCGTGCGTGATGGCGGTATCGTCCTCGACATGCGTTCGCTGCGCGATCTCGACATCGATGTCGAGCGACGTATCGCGCGCGCCGGTGCGGGATTGTCGGCGGGCGAGTATACAGAAGCGACGAATGCGCACGGCCTGGCGACGGGGTTCGGAGATGCGCCATCGGTCGGGATCAGCGGCATCACGCTCGCGGGCGGCATCGGATTCCTGCATCGCAGGAACGGCATGACGATCGATCACCTGCTCGGTGCCGAAGTCGTGACGGCGGACGGTCGCATCGTGCGTGCGGACGCGGAGTCGCATGAGGACCTGTACTGGGCGATACGCGGCGGCGGCGGCGGCTTCGGGGTGGTGACGCAGCTGGAGTATCGACTGGAGCCGGTCGACCGCGTGCTCGGCGGCATGCTGATGCTGCCGGCGACGCCGGAGTCGCTGGTCACTCTGCTCGAGCAGGCGTATACGGCGCCGGACGAGCTGTCGCTGATCGTCGGCGTGATGCCTGCGCCGCCCATGCCGTTCATTCCCACCGAAGCGCACGGCAGCCTGATCATGATGGTGACGCTCGTGTATGCGGGCGACATCGCCGAGGGCGAGCGCGTCGTCGCACCGTTCCGCGCACTGGCGACGCCGCTGCTCGACGCCGTGCGGCCGATGCGGTATCCGGAGATCTATGACGGCCATGCGGATGCGCCGCATCCCGCTGCGGTCACATTGCACACGGGCTACATCGAATCGCTCGATGTCGACGCGGCCGCGCGCCTGTTCGAGCGCCTGCGCACGGGGAGTGCGCCCATGCGCATGGCGCAGTTCCGTCCGCTCGGCGGTGCCGTCGCACGCGTGCCGTCCGACGCGACGGCATATGCGCACCGCGATCGTCACTTCATCGCGACGACTGGGGCGATGTTCGAGCGGCCGGAGCAGCATGCGGAGTTCGCGGCGTGGGCCGCGGCCGCTGCGGCGGACCTGGCGGACGGCGAACCGGGTGCATACGTCGGGTTCATGGGTGCAGAGGGTGCTGCGCGTATTGCCGAGGCGTATCCGGGTGCGACGGGTGAGCGGCTCGCGCGGATCAAGCGGCAGTATGATCCGACGACCCTGTTCGACGGGAGCTACAACGTGATGTCCGGCGGGAATGGCCGGAGTCCGGCGGCCATCGCGTCGATGTAG